One window of the Trifolium pratense cultivar HEN17-A07 linkage group LG2, ARS_RC_1.1, whole genome shotgun sequence genome contains the following:
- the LOC123904306 gene encoding uncharacterized protein LOC123904306, translating into MDEEEIGLKIEDIMCTFKNMDGGPGKLIVGVSKAMEQINDLIDKHKKNEEAPPSLSQETLLTLLTIVGREVDLHTNNGDVYTGILYVVSPETELGIQLKQCKLGNGIIVDTQDIALNQISKIVAKGVTVLVENLGRSFLILDEQPNYQIDIQRISSGEDTRSSLIIKNIPKRYTSEMLISEINDTQPGTFDFIYLPLVKKREKSKKNLFFYGVHKIANFVLNLTRLNSGRNAPKIARNGTVNAEKMVMERNPVLTRFWSRVDPPEVEDTLFMLQSFLILDEQPNYQIDIQRISSGEDTRSSLIIKNIP; encoded by the exons ATGGATGAAGAAGAAATAGGGCTAAAGATAGAAGATATTATGTGTACGTTTAAGAACATGGATGGAGGACCTGGAAAGTTGATAGTTGGAGTCAGCAAGGCTATGGAACAAATCAATGATCTCATTGATAAGCACAAAAAGAATGAGGAAGCACCACCATCTCTCAGTCAAGAGACTCTTTTGACTTTGCTCACCATTGTTGGTAGAGAGGTCGACCTTCACACCAACAATGGTGATGTTTACACTGGAATCCTTTACGTTGTCTCTCCTGAAACTGAATTAG gTATACAATTAAAGCAATGCAAACTAGGAAATGGGATCATAGTAGATACGCAAGatattgcattaaatcaaatttCTAAAATTGTTGCAAAGGGTGTTACTGTTCTTGTGGAGAATCTTGGCAGGAGTTTCTTGATACTGGATGAGCAACCAAACTACCAGATTGATATTCAAAGGATATCTAGTGGAGAAGATACTAGGAGTTCGTTAATTATCAAGAACATTCCTAAGAG gTATACTTCAGAAATGCTTATATCTGAAATCAATGACACTCAACCAGGGACTTTTGATTTCATCTACCTTCCACTTGTCAAAAAA AgggagaaatcaaagaaaaacctCTTCTTTTATGGTGTTCACAAAATCGcgaattttgttttaaatctcAC AAGATTGAATTCTGGTCGAAACGCACCAAAAATCGCACGAAACGGGACTGTAAACGCGGAGAAAATGGTGATGGAGCGCAACCCAGTTTTGACCCGTTTCTGGTCACGGGTTGACCCGCCAGAGGTTGAAGATACACTGTTCATGCTCCA GAGTTTCTTGATACTGGATGAGCAACCAAACTACCAGATTGATATTCAAAGGATATCTAGTGGAGAAGATACTAGGAGTTCGTTAATTATCAAGAACATTCCTTAA